The stretch of DNA GGCTGGTGAATCATAATCCGGGTGTTGGGCAGCGCATGGCGTTTCCCCTTCGCGCCGGCGTTGAGCAGCAACGAGCCCATGCTGGATGCCTGCCCCAGGCAGATGGTCTGGATATCGGGGCGCACGAACTGCATGGTGTCGTAAATGGCAAGGCCCGCGGTCACAATGCCGCCGGGGCTGTTGATGTAGAGATAAATGTCCTGATCCGGGTCTTCCGCTTCCAGAAACAGGAGCTGCGCGATCACCAGATTCGCCACATGGTCGTCCACCGCGGTACCCAGGAAAATGATCCGGTCCTTCAGCAGGCGCGAGAATATGTCGTACGCACGCTCCCCGCGCGCCGTTTGTTCAACAACCATAGGTACAAGCATTATTCGTTCTCCTTCGCTACACCTTCGACGATCTTGTCGTTTATTGTAATCTTTCCATAAATGAACTTAAACACGCTTTCCCGCAGCGCCTCCTTGATGGTGAAGACCGCGGCGTTGTAACGGGTGTCACGGTCGTCCGATTTGAGATACTCGGCGTATTCGCCCTGCAACCGCTCCAACGCCGCTTCGTCCGGCTGCAAGCCGGCGGCTTTGGCGATGTTTTCGATGATAACCTCATCGCGCGCCCAATCCTCGCCCTTCTCCAGGGAACTCTGCTTGAACTTTTCGCGGTCGAAATCGGGCTGCGCCGTAAGGTCGAGCCCCCATTCGCGGGTCTGCTGGATGAGCCGGTTGGCGTACATCTCGCCGTACTGCGCCAGCATTTTGGGAGGCAGCGGAAAGCTGGCGCTTTCGCGGAACTTCTTCATGATGTTACGGCGCAAACCGTCGTCGGCGCGCTGTTTTTCGCGCTCTTCGGCGCGCGCGCGCAGTTCCTTGCGCATCTCCTCCGCCCCGGTGTGCGGGGTGTGGGCGGCGACGAACTCGTCGTTCAGTTCCGGCAGCTTTTTTTCCTTCACGGCGGTCACCTTCACCTTGAAGGCGGCCCGTTTGTCGGCCAGCGCCGGGTCGGGATACTGCTTCGAGACGGACATGGCAAATTCCTTCTCTTCGCCCGCCTTCATCCCGGTCACATTGCGGTGAAATTCCACGAAGAGGGTCTCCTCCGCCGTGTTGACTATCATCTGTTGTCCCTTGCCGGAGAGCTTGGGCTCTTCCTTGCCGTCGACCACCGCGGCGTAATCCATGAACGCGAAATCGCCATCCTTGACGCCGCGGCCTTCAACCGGAACCAGTTCGGCGTGCGTGTCGCGCAGCTGGTTAAAAACCGCTTCGATCTCCTTGTCTTCCACCTTGCGGATCTCGCGGTCGAACGTCCAGCCGCCGCAGGACGGCACGTCGACCTGCGGGAATATCTCAATCACGGCGGAATAGGTCAGCGGTTTCCCCTTCTCGACCTTTACTTCCTCGAAGCTCGGACTGCCGAACACTTCCAGCTTGTGCTCCGTCACCGCGTCCTCATAGCTCTGGTGAATCAGCTTTTCGCCCACTTCGCCCAGCACCTGAACACCATACATTTTCTCCAGCACGGGGCGCGGCGCTTTGCCGGGGCGGAACCCCTGCACTTTGGCGGTTCGGGCCACATCGCGCCATTTCTTCTCGGCCTCTTCGGCCACGCGGCTTGCCGGAATTTCGACTTTCAACTTCTTAACACACGGCTGAACATCGGCTATTTCAATCTTCAGTTCGCTTAACGCGGTAGTCACAGTATCAGGCTCCTTCCAACATTAACGGTTATGCGCTTCATTCGTGCCATATGCTCCGCAACGACGCAATCAACACCTTGGTGCGAAGGGGGGGGTTCGAACCCCCATGGTTGCCCACCAGATCCTAAGTCTGGCGCGTCTGCCAGTTCCGCCACCTTCGCATTATTAGGCCAAGTTATTCAAATATATTATTTTTCGAGGGGAAATTAAAGCTATTTTTTCGGTAATACTTCGTATTGTTGGCGTAAAACCATTGTTTTAAAGGTTGTTACCTGTTGAAAAAGTGTGCCGAAATCGGTCACGCCGGCAATCGATCAACCGGCTCATCCCCAGAGGGCGGTTACCGGAACATTTAGAAAAGGTATCCCTAATCCCAAACGGTACCGCTACAGATAACGGCGGAGAAAAAACCCTTTGCCCGGAAAACGCGGGCCATCCGGTGGAACACGCCACGGCCAGCCGTCACGCGGTTGGTGCATGGCGGCACAAAAAAACGCCGCGAAAAATATCACTCTTTGAAAATAATCTGAAAAGATATTGACAGTACCGGCTGCAATGGGTACACTTTGCCGTCTAAAGACTTGGTTTGTCCCCATCGTCTAGCCCGGTCCAGGACGCCGCCCTTTCACGGCGAGAACAGGGGTTCAAATCCCCTTGGGGACACCATTATTTAGGTTTTTTTGGTGTGGGCCGCTAGCTCAGCTGGTAGAGCAACGCCCTTTTAAGGCGTGGGTCGCTGGTTCGAACCCAGCGCGGCTCACCATTTAACTAACTGATAATTAAAGAGTTGTCAGTTTTTATGCCCCAAAAAACCGCACCCAAACCGTATCCAAGTATAAGAAATGGAAACGGATCAACACCCGGAATCGGTGACAAATTCAGTGCATTTTCATCCAACTGAATTGACCACGTATTGAAAGAAAGCCATTACTCAAGAACGTCGCAGGAGACGAGCAATGCATGCCGGGCGTGGCGGTTAACGACGTTAATGGTGAAGGAAGAAGATTGAGGCGCAAAAAATTATGCGGGCAGTGTTTGCGGAAAATTCATCGAAATACGTATAAATAAAAGCTTTTCGTGTCTATCTCAAGAAATCAGCACTTTAATTAAAAATTTAATGATCAAATTATGAATTTCTTGCGATTGCATAAACCCCGTTCTCCGGCTAAGGGATTTGTAAAAACCTGAAAATTTCCAATTACGCAATGAAGTCGCGGTTGTTGGCGGCACGGGGATTGCTCTATTTTTCACCCAATGGGTGTAAGAATGGAGGGGCGATGAAGATCAAGAGCCGCAAGCGGGGCCTTGCGGTATCCGCAATGGCGGAGAGCTTGTTCGCGTTGTGGGCCTCCGGGGGCGAACGGTGCGAGGATTTACAGCAGTTGCGCGGGGACGCGGCATTGGCCGCGCTGTTGAGATACGAGCTTCCCGCCCCGAACAAGGAAGGGCCGGTGGCGAGGAGATATCTTGCGATACGCATCAAGAAAAAGCAGGGTGTGTTGTTTGCGGACGGCGGCGACCGCAAACACTTCGCGGTGGTCACGAATCTCGACTGGGACGGAGACAAGATATTGGAGTGGCAACGGAAAAAGCCGGGACGGTTGAACATGTCCACGACGTGATGAAAAACGCGATCAGAAGTCGAGTCCCTTTTGGGCGGGGATGCCCGCCTGATAGGGGTGCTTGACGGATTCAATATCGCTCACCATGTCGGCCAGCGCAATCAGCTCCGGCGTCGCGCCACGCCCCGTGAGGATGAGGTGCATGGCGGGCGGTTTGGCGGCGATAAGCCCCTTGATATCGTCAAATGAAACGAGGTTTTTTCCAAGCGCGTAAAGAATCTCGTCCAGCAGCAGGACTTTGCATTCCCCTTTTTCCAGCGCGGTTTTTGCCAGCGCCAGCCCCTCTTGCGCGGCCAGCCGGTGTTCCTCAGCGGCGTGTTCCTTAAGCCAGGTGAACCCCTTGCCGGTCTGCACGAATTCCAACTGCGGAGCCAGCCGCTCCGCCATCTTCAGTTCGCCGGTCTCGCGGTTTGCTTTTATGAACTGGATGACCATGCAGCGGTAGCCGTGCCCCAGTGCGCGGAACACCACCCCCATCCCCGCGGAAGTTTTCCCCTTGCCGTTTCCGGTGAAGATAACCGTAAGTCCCCGTTCGCCGCTTTCATTCATTGCGCCACTCCCTCCCGCCGAACCCGGCAATATCAAAGAGAAGTTTCAGGTTGAGATACCGCGAAAAATGCGCGGCCAACCGGTCATACTGCATTTCTTTATGCGCCGCCGCCGAGGGCATTTCCCCTCCCCCGCCCGCCTTGCCAAACCCTTTTATAAAATTATCGAGGAAGACCGGCTCGTCGAACAGGCCGTGCAGATAGGTTCCCATGATCTTTCCATCCGCCGACGATGCGCCGTCAGTGTGCGTCGTCCCCTCATCTTCAATGCTAATCAGCGGCTGGAGGCCGCTTCCCAATTCCGTCACCCCCATGTGTATCTCATACCCGGCAAGCGCGTCGCCGGTGGCAAGCCATTTTGCGCGCACCCGCGCCAGCCGTTTTTCGCGCGCCATCACGGTGCGCACGTCAAGCAGTCCCAGGCCCGGCGTACTCCCCGCCTCTTCCTCCACGCCATGCGGGTCGTCCACACCCATGCCGAGCATCTGATAGCCGCCGCAGATTCCCACTATGCGCCCGCCCCGTTCCGCGTAATCAAGAATCACATCGCGCCAACCGGAGCCGGCCAGCCAGCGCAGATCGGCCCGCACGTTTTTGCTGCCGGGAAGAATCAGCAGATCGACCCCATCCAGCGGCGCGGGGCGATGCAACCACGCGAGGTTTACCGAAGGGTGACGCAGCAATGGCGCGGCATCGGTGAAATTGGAGACGTGCGGCAGCCGGACGGATGCGATGTTGATTTTACCCTCCACGGGACGAAGCCGGTGTGCCACCGCCGCGTCCAGCGAAAGGCTGTCCTCCGCGTCGATATCAAGCTCGCGGTCAAACGGCACCACGCCCAGCACCGGCAGCCCGGTTTTTTTCTCGATGAATTCCCGGCCATCCTCGAAAAGCGCGGCGTCCCCCCGGAAACGGTTGATGATGATTCCCTTCACCAACGCGCGTTCCCCTTCCTCCAGCAACGCCAGTGTGCCGATAACCTGCGCGAAAACGCCGCCCCGTTCGATGTCCGCCACCAGTATGACGGCGGCATCGCCCGCCAGCGCGGTGCGGAAGTTGGCGATATCCCATCCGCGCAGATTCACCTCCGCGCACGACCCGGCCCCTTCCATCACCACCATTTCGTATGCGGCGCGCAGATGGTCCAGGCTTGCCTTCGTCTCGTCAAAATAGCGCGCGCGGAAATGGCGGAAATCGGCGGACGTTGCGTTGCCCACCGCTTTGCCGCGCAGCACCACCTGCGATACATGGTTACCCGATGGCTTCAACAGCAGTGGATTCATATGAACGCTCGGTTCCAGCCGGGCGCACTCCGCCTGCACCGCCTGCGCGCGGCCTATCTCGCCCCCTTCGGCGGTGACGCACGAGTTGTTGGACATATTCTGCGCCTTGTACGGGGCCACGCGGATGCCGCTGTTACTGAAGATGCGGCAAAGCGCGGCGGCGACGATGCTCTTGCCCACATCGGAGCCGGTGCCGAACACCGCGATACACCGCGCCGGTTTTTCAGCCATTGCCATTTCCGATGATGCGCCGGACGGCGTCCACCACTTCGTCCACGGTGCCGCAGGCATTTTCCGCCGACGGCTCAGGGCGGTCAACGATAACTACATGGCATCCCTCGCGCCGCGCCGCCTCGATCTTCTCCGGCACACCGCCCGCATCGCCGCTTTCTTTGGTGACCAGCGTCCCGATGCCGTATTGGCGGA from Nitrospinota bacterium encodes:
- the clpP gene encoding ATP-dependent Clp endopeptidase proteolytic subunit ClpP, yielding MLVPMVVEQTARGERAYDIFSRLLKDRIIFLGTAVDDHVANLVIAQLLFLEAEDPDQDIYLYINSPGGIVTAGLAIYDTMQFVRPDIQTICLGQASSMGSLLLNAGAKGKRHALPNTRIMIHQPSGGYQGTTDDIHRQVDEINRLRTTLEGIYAKHTGHSLEKIRKDSDRDFFMSAQEAKEYGLIDEIIESRQLRKKVKEEK
- the tig gene encoding trigger factor, producing the protein MTTALSELKIEIADVQPCVKKLKVEIPASRVAEEAEKKWRDVARTAKVQGFRPGKAPRPVLEKMYGVQVLGEVGEKLIHQSYEDAVTEHKLEVFGSPSFEEVKVEKGKPLTYSAVIEIFPQVDVPSCGGWTFDREIRKVEDKEIEAVFNQLRDTHAELVPVEGRGVKDGDFAFMDYAAVVDGKEEPKLSGKGQQMIVNTAEETLFVEFHRNVTGMKAGEEKEFAMSVSKQYPDPALADKRAAFKVKVTAVKEKKLPELNDEFVAAHTPHTGAEEMRKELRARAEEREKQRADDGLRRNIMKKFRESASFPLPPKMLAQYGEMYANRLIQQTREWGLDLTAQPDFDREKFKQSSLEKGEDWARDEVIIENIAKAAGLQPDEAALERLQGEYAEYLKSDDRDTRYNAAVFTIKEALRESVFKFIYGKITINDKIVEGVAKENE
- the cobO gene encoding cob(I)yrinic acid a,c-diamide adenosyltransferase; amino-acid sequence: MNESGERGLTVIFTGNGKGKTSAGMGVVFRALGHGYRCMVIQFIKANRETGELKMAERLAPQLEFVQTGKGFTWLKEHAAEEHRLAAQEGLALAKTALEKGECKVLLLDEILYALGKNLVSFDDIKGLIAAKPPAMHLILTGRGATPELIALADMVSDIESVKHPYQAGIPAQKGLDF
- a CDS encoding cobyric acid synthase; this encodes MAMAEKPARCIAVFGTGSDVGKSIVAAALCRIFSNSGIRVAPYKAQNMSNNSCVTAEGGEIGRAQAVQAECARLEPSVHMNPLLLKPSGNHVSQVVLRGKAVGNATSADFRHFRARYFDETKASLDHLRAAYEMVVMEGAGSCAEVNLRGWDIANFRTALAGDAAVILVADIERGGVFAQVIGTLALLEEGERALVKGIIINRFRGDAALFEDGREFIEKKTGLPVLGVVPFDRELDIDAEDSLSLDAAVAHRLRPVEGKINIASVRLPHVSNFTDAAPLLRHPSVNLAWLHRPAPLDGVDLLILPGSKNVRADLRWLAGSGWRDVILDYAERGGRIVGICGGYQMLGMGVDDPHGVEEEAGSTPGLGLLDVRTVMAREKRLARVRAKWLATGDALAGYEIHMGVTELGSGLQPLISIEDEGTTHTDGASSADGKIMGTYLHGLFDEPVFLDNFIKGFGKAGGGGEMPSAAAHKEMQYDRLAAHFSRYLNLKLLFDIAGFGGREWRNE